A genome region from Manis pentadactyla isolate mManPen7 chromosome 5, mManPen7.hap1, whole genome shotgun sequence includes the following:
- the CHGB gene encoding secretogranin-1 has product MQPAALLGLLGAVLVAAVSSIPVDNKNHNEEMVTRCIIEVLSNALLEANAPPVTPGCRQVLKKSGKEVKDEEKSENENTRFEVRLLRGPADGSEAPRPSGREEAGALEEDPRGLTMADTEGGEPRGSLYASDSRVAKGAKAARSEEREGEDREDEEGGRYQERARWEDGREEKQLEEPGETQNPFFNKRNQATTKKTEGLVSRYDLQSAGPPEEKTHSRERSSQESEEDTRSREDHPQGSKSQSGSREESEGSEEDASPEVDKRRLRPRHHHGRTRPDRSSQEGRPPSEERGQPREQPEDSHVGTDGFGEERDRRPAHHGASEEEPEYGEEVRGYPPVQAPEDPEGGRHGGRGSEEFGAPRPPGDESQEEESRRNHPSPGLDSMAHGYSEASEEERGREGARHHRARAGQPGAPSSPDSKEEKRFLGEGYRRVHGSQAERARRRPQGEWEDQDKNYLDYGEEKGEEGARGNWQPQEELQDTKEKREEVRLPGQHHAPQHTTEQRKRLGELLSPYYDPPQWKSSHFERKNNLDDNFPEGEEENGLALNEKNFFPEYSYDWWEKRPFEEEVNWGYEKRNLAPKLDLKRQYDRVAELDQLLHYRKKSAEFPGFSASEEHTSPRHAAENGKDRAGQAVLTEEEEKELENLAAMDLELQKIAEKFSGN; this is encoded by the exons GTGGAAAAGAGGTCAAAGATGAAgagaaaagtgaaaatgaaaacacaaggtTTGAAGTAAGATTGTTAAGAGGCCCAGCGGATGGCTCGGAAGCCCCCAGGCCCTCCGGTagggaggaggcaggagcccTGGAGGAGGACCCCCGAGGCCTGACCATGGCAGACACAGAGGGGGGCGAGCCCCGGGGGAGCCTCTACGCCTCTGACAGCCGAGTCgccaaaggagcaaaggcagccAGGTCTGAGGAGCGTGAGGGGGAGGACAGGGAGGACGAAGAAGGAGGGAGATACCAGGAAAGGGCGCGCTGGGAAGACGGCAGGGAAGAGAAACAACTGGAGGAGCCCGGAGAGACACAAAATCCATTTTTCAACAAAAGAAACCAGGCTACAACTAAGAAAACAGAGGGGTTAGTATCCAGGTACGATTTACAATCTGCTGGGCCCCCTGAGGAGAAGACACACAGCCGGGAGAGGAGCAGCCAGGAGAGTGAAGAGGACACCAGGAGCCGGGAGGACCATCCCCAGGGGTCTAAAAGCCAGTCTGGGAGCCGGGAAGAATCCGAGGGAAGTGAGGAAGACGCCAGCCCGGAGGTGGACAAACGGCGCTTGAGGCCAAGACACCACCACGGGAGGACCAGGCCTGACAGGTCCTCTCAGGAAGGGAGACCTCCCTCCGAGGAAAGGGGGCAGCCCCGAGAGCAGCCTGAGGACTCCCACGTGGGCACCGACGGCTTCGGGGAGGAGAGGGACCGCCGTCCAGCCCACCACGGGGCTTCAGAGGAAGAACCTGAATACGGGGAGGAAGTAAGGGGCTACCCACCCGTCCAGGCTCCCGAGGACCCGGAGGGGGGACGGCATGGTGGCAGGGGAAGTGAGGAGTTCGGGGCTCCGAGGCCTCCCGGTGACGAGAGCCAGGAGGAGGAGAGCAGGAGAAACCACCCCAGCCCAGGGCTTGACAGCATGGCGCACGGGTACAGTGAGGCAAGTGAGGAAGAGAGGGGCCGTGAGGGGGCACGCCACCACAGAGCCAGGGCAGGGCAGCCAGGGGCCCCCTCCAGTCCAGACAGCAAAGAGGAGAAGAGGTTCTTGGGTGAGGGATACCGCCGCGTTCAcggaagccaggcagagagggcGAGGAGGCGTCCACAAGGCGAGTGGGAAGACCAGGACAAAAATTACCTCGACTATGGTGAGGAAAAGGGTGAGGAAGGGGCCCGCGGGAACTGGCAGCCGCAGGAGGAGCTTCAAGACACCAAAGAGAAGAGGGAGGAGGTGAGGCTTCCAGGCCAACACCACGCTCCCCAGCATACCACTGAACAGAGGAAGAGATTAGGGGAGCTGCTCAGCCCATACTACGACCCTCCCCAGTGGAAGAGCAgccattttgagagaaaaaacAACTTGGATGACAATTTCCCTGAGGGTGAAGAGGAAAATGGGCTGGCCTTGAATGAGAAGAATTTCTTCCCGGAATACAGCTATGACTGGTGGGAGAAGAGGCCCTTCGAGGAGGAGGTGAACTGGGGATACGAGAAGAGAAACCTCGCCCCCAAACTGGACCTGAAAAGGCAGTATGACAGAGTGGCCGAACTGGACCAGCTCCTTCACTACAGGAAGAAGTCGGCCGAATTCCCAGGCTTCTCCGCCTCTGAGGAGCACACGAGCCCACGCCATGCAGCAGAGAATGGAAAGGACAGGGCTGGCCAGGCAGTCCTAACAGAGGAGGAG GAAAAAGAGCTGGAAAATTTGGCTGCCATGGATTTGGAACTACAGAAAATAGCTGAGAAGTTCAGTGGTAACTGA